The DNA sequence ATTTTCAGTCACTAAAtattgcgcatatattcacctCCAAAGTTGTGAAGACAAATACTGTCATATGATTATTCCATTAGCACTAATTTCTTCGTATGTTAAGCATCAGTTACCTGAGATGGAATCCATGAGCTTCTCAATCAAAGGGCCGAGACCAGGGATTTTCTCTGCCAAAACAGGGCATTCAGTTGATCGCCATAACAAGAGGAAATAAAATGTTACCGATGGTCTTCGAGATCTTTTTGACAACTGCCCAATACAAGATCGATTAAACAAAACATGATTATCCTTGCATTTCAGTCTCAACTCACCAGAGTCCCTGAAAGTCAACACTTGCCAAAGCACAGCATGCAATTCTTGTGGGCTCATTTGATCAGGGTTTTTACCACCAGCTGCAGGACCAGCTCTGATTCTTTCGATGTTATCTAGATCTCTGCTCATGTCGTTTCCAGCACCTCCAGGGATGCTGAAGAACAAATCGCGCAGGGCATCGGCTGGGTTGAGAATAGGTCCACCGGGTCCGCGGGTTTGCGAGAGGGATTTGGTGCGTGCAGAGTCGAGCTCTTTGTTCAGATCTGTGACTGACGCCTATTATTGAAGAAAAATGTGAGGATTGTCAAATTAGCACCGTCGACCGATTACGGCATAAGGCAGCTGCTTACGGAACTCTATGAAGCAAGAACGGATATAGAAACCAAGTCGATCGGTCAGTTCAATTCCATCTACGGAAGGGAATTCAAGAGACCGACTTACGAGATGATCGCTGGCCTCTGATAGTATATCAAAACAGGGAAGAGCAGCCACGACAAAATTAAGAGGATATAGATAGTTAGAAGAAGCCATTTAACGTACCCCCGAGCAAAGAGTGAATGAAATCGCTAGAACCGAAGGATCCAGTGACGATAGGTGCGACCCATTTGCCATTGGGTGCCTGGATGCGGACCTGGTCGCCCACATGCGTGAAGACCTGTTCGTGACCCATAGATACGAGTGCAAGCTCGCAAAAGTTGGAATGTGCAGAGAAATCTTCAAGGGTGTGCAGCTATCCATATAGCAATAAGAGCAAGAATTTGAGAAGATTTTTGGATAAGACATACAGCCTGGCCGAGCAGCCTGAAGGCTTCGTATTCATCAGCTTTGTCCCCAGTTGCACGATTTTGTCTGCCTCTGTGGATGCACTGCTCGAGAGTGCGTCGAACTAAAGCTTTAGAGGTATCCCAGGGACCATTTTCTGAGATGGATGTGTGAGTAGGCTCATTCAATCTACATATCAATGCTGAAATCTAACCGTTTGCAATGTAATTCTTCATTCCGGTCCTGGGATCGATTTCGAGTTCTTGGGGCTGCAAGCTCATTAAGCACAAAATAAAGGCAGAATGAATTCTGGTAGGACACACATTTACAGGTCCACGAAGCTTTGGGTGATATTGTCTGGGGTCTTCGCCTGCTCCGTAGCCTTTTGGGTTATCAATGTGTTCAGTCTGGCGTAAATACAGGTTTTATTCAGCAGTGCAAATGAGAGAACACAATGAGCATCATACCGGAAGGTATACTCCCAAGCGTTCTTCAGTAACTTCAAATTCATGGGTCGCGTATCCGTGAGCCTGGAAAATGTATTAACTTTTGATCATATATGACAGAACATTGCGTACCAAAAATCCCAAGGCTATGCAAAGGTTGATAATGGTCTACAGCATCCGGATTCATCATAAACGCAAGATCAGCAGCTGGCATTGGCACACACacctgaagctgaagcttcTTCAACGATGCAATATCCACCGCTTGACTATAGTCGCGCAGCCAGTTTCTACAATACGCCGCGTCGAACGCCATCGTCAATGATCGTGTGATCGGCTAGATTACAGTGCGCAGCAATGGAAACGCACCCGAAGTACACTCGCTTGACATCGAGTCCGTTGAattttttgcctttggaTATCAAACTAGCGAGCGCAAAGCCTCCGCCGGCGCCACGTTTAACGAGATCGGAGAGAATGTCTTCCTATGTGGTAGAAACGAGCAGTAGGAAACCACGGAGTCGGGAGGTGGATATCTAGTCAGCAGAGAGGCATTAAACAGTGCATGACCGGGAGCTTTCGTACAATATCTCCATGTCTGAAGGCCCTTCCTTCCATGTACGCAAATCTgtaaacaaaaaatacattATCTGTACACAACTCGTCAAAAATCCGGAGATCGCTGGGCGTACGATGGAATATTTCCCGCTCCGAACGCATACACTCCATTGTTAGCGAGGCAGAACGcaaagatgacgaagagaaTCAACAGAAATGGGGGCGATTTGCTGGCCATTGTCGCACGACCAGATGTGAGAGTGGATTTAATGTAGTGGTTGTGGATAAAGCGCTGTGGAGGCAGTGAAATTGGAAAATGCTACGACCCTTGTCAACATTTACGAAAGCGGTGATGGTGCGCGGCCCGAAAAGGCATATCTTTAGGGGCCAAAGCGATGTCATCGAGCACTTGAAAACAGCCACGACGATTGCTACCGATCCCTCGATATGAAAGCTTGCTTGACCTTGATTTATGCTCATTCCAAAGCTGAACACAACTTGTGTGACTTTTCGAACTCTAAAAGCTTATTCTGGCTGAtcttgacaatgacaagTTTCCCAAGTTTAAACTATTGTTGCTCGACTCTCGAGAATCTATTGATTCTATGCATGAAGGGAGGCTATGTCTATCGCGTAGCTTGGCTCATACCTCAAGGCCCAAGGACATTCAAGCACTTCATCATCTGGCGCCCAGCCTCAAGTCCAGCCCAACTCTGGAGTGACGCGTATAGCCTTTAACTTGTCTTTTACATCGTTGTCTGGAATTAAACTGTCAACGGCCGACTTATGCAGCTCAGAACCAATCGACTATGGAATATAATTTATATTAAGATGAGGCCATGACTTTTATCAAAGAACAACCTAGATGGGGGAGCATACAAAAGAACTCGCTTGGTCGTTAAAGCCGAGACTTCCATCTGAAGCATAGACATTGAAGAAGTTCCATTGACCGCCCTGCAGAAAGATATATTTCGTCCCAGTGCACGAATAATCACTAAAAGCGGCACATAAAGTAAGTTCACTTCATCTCCTTTACACACGACCTATGCGTGGTTTTTACGAGCAGTAAGCGACTTACTTGTAGAAGGTGCACACGAATCCGTATGGAATGGTGGCAGCGCTCGCCTGCTTGTCCAAGAAGGACAGACCCCCGGTGAAATTGACGCAGCTGTCGCTCACAGCCGGAATATTGACACAGTTTCCATCAACATCGACACACACTTCGACTGTGGGCGCAGCATCCTGGAATGTATTGATACAGAGGATGAATAAATCTGACAGCACTCAGTGAGATATGCTTGGGAAATTACTCACAGCACCTCTTGCAACATTGTCGGCTTCAACAACAGGCTTCGCTCTAGCTGCAGAAGCAGCGACGAGGGCAGTCACAAAGAGAGCGAAAGTACGGCTGAACATGAGATTGAGGCAGCTGAACGGATAGTTATCAAGTTCCTTGTCGAGGGATGTTGAATATCGTCTTGATTACTGCTCTTTTATACTTACCAATTCTTGGAAGACTAACAGCTTCTCCTCCACTTTGAAGTTTTGGCGTTAGTCTATTCCGGAGCATCGATGCCAGTCTAGAAGCTCCAACAAAACAAACGCATTGACATTCTTTGCAATAGATAAATTTTAGATTATCAAAACGACCATTCGCCGGGTCAAACTGAACCAAATGTCAAGTAGAAGCCCACCAAATGCTTAATAAAACAATATCAGCCACTAACTCTCGGGCAACACCCCTCATAACTCCGATGATATACATTCGTCCTGGAATCCTTTCAGGCCTGTGGAGCATCAAAACGGTAGAACATACTATAACTTGTACGATAAACGTGGCCCCAAATCCCTTCAGAGTTTCTACAACGCTAGCTTGCTAGAGTTCCGCTTGTTCCTTTGCGTCTTCCTACGTCCTGCTGGGCGGTGGTTCTTATTTTTTTGACTCTGGAGGCAGAATATGTATTGAAAGTAAATGCAATGGGAGAGCAAAGTGTAACTAGGACAGACAACGTGCAAATAAAAGAACGCCCAGACGGGActaacgacgacgacaacaaaAACCAGTAGCGTAGAGGGAGCGGAAGGTAACGGTGGAagtggcgatggcgatggtgtatgtgtgtgtgtgtgcgtgcgGTGTTTAAGGTATGCggtatgtgtgtgtgtatgtgtggttACAACAACAAAGAGTGAGCGAGTGAGAGAGTAGTGTAGATTGACAAAAAAGCGCATATGACGGTTGACAAAATGAAAGGAGGAATAGAAAGAAGACAAGGGGTGTAGCGCTAGCTTTTGGTGTCGCTGCCGATGGCTCGAAAAAAGCGCGAGAAAGGtagtaaaaatgatgatAAGAAAAGGGTAATGGAAGAAGATTTCGACAAAAAGGAAGTAGCTTAACATACTGCCCGTCCCCAAACCATCGAATCATCATAATGAAAATAggaaaaaaaccaaaagaaaaaagttcCATCATCAAAAGTATCATCAAGTCATCATCGGAAGTCCACCTGAACATGCTTACTTGGGGGTGCTGGCACCACCCCGTCCACCCCTTCCTCCACCACGTCCGCGACCTGCAGGAGAACCGCGACCATCACCGTTTACAGCTGGAGCACCACCACGGGGCCTGGTTGGAGGCCTGTCGCCGCGTTCCTTCTTGGTCTCAACGGAGATCCTAAGCTGTCCAGCGTCACCGCCAACATCGATCCAGATACCGCCTTCACCTCCTTGGTGCTGGGTCAACGAGGCAATGATAGCACGCTTCGCAGATTCGACACTCTGGAATTCAATGAAGGCGCAAGCTTTAGCACGAACAATTTCGAGCTCCTTGATCGGTCCGAAGCGCGATGACAAGGTAGTTTGCAGGGCAGCTTGAGAAACGGGTTCAGTAACGCCCTAGTATAAAGTAATTAGCACAAAAGGAAGAATATAGAATAACAACTACAAGCTTACCTTGACGAAGCATTGAGCGGTATTGACGCTTTGCACAGCAAGATAGGCAGGGTGCTCGTGGCGACCATTGGCTTGTTGACCTTGCTGTTGGCTCTGCGGGCGCTGGGCAGGTGAAGCAGCAGGTGCGGGTGCCTTAGGAGCAGGGGCGCTAGATGGCTGAGTAGAAAGTGTCTCAGTAGTACCACGCGATTCCTGGGCGACGGCGGCACCCCACTTCTTGGGGTTAGAGGCAGCGAGAGAAGCCCAAGATCTTGGAACAGCAGGAGCGGCAGGTTGAGGGGGAGGGGCAGCGGCAACGGGAGGAGCAGGTCGTGCGGGTTGAACAGGTGCAGCAGGTGCAGCAGCGGGGgtaggtgcaggtgcaggtgcggcAGGTGTGGGTGCAGGAGCAGGCTGCTGTTGAGGAGCGGGTGTCGGGGCGGGGGAAGGTTCGGTGACGACAGGTGCAGGTTTTTCGGCCTCCGGTGTGTGGATGCCATTTGGCTGgggggcagcagcagcagcagcaggtggtTGTTGCTGCTCAGGTGCAGGGGTGGGGGTTTGAGTGGTGGGAGGCTCGGCAACAGCTTCGACAGGGGCAGGCTCCTCGACGGGAGTAGGTTCGACTGGGGCAGGTTCAACCACAGCTGGGGGTGGCGTTGGCTCACGAATGGGCTCATGGACGGGCTCGGGGACGTGAGCTGGCTGGGCAGGTGTGGCGGGCTCAGAAGCAGGCTCGTACTCGTCCTCGAATTCATCACCCTCGACAGTCTCTTCCTTTAGGAATCGGAAGATGTCGTTAAGGACGAAATAGCCGTTGGGCTGCTCGGCGAGGAAAAAGGTCTGAACAAACTTGCGCCATGGGTCTCCGTGGTTGGACATTTCACCAATAACCTGTATTATGATGCCGCCATTGGCAGAAGACTGGGCGTCAACCGAGTGAATGAAGACTTTGCAATCCTCAAAGCCGATGGAGGTGATTTTGTTGTGAATTTCCTGGAAAAAAGGGTCAATACGAGTGGCACGTCATCACAAAACCCAACATGATTTTAGCAAAAAAAGTGGGCAAAACATGAGGCAGAACTATGAAAgcaaacagaaaaagaaagaggatgCTGTATGCAATAACAAAAGAGATCCGAGAGGTGCCTTGCGTGGCGGCCGTTTTAAGCAAAACAGCGAGGTCGTACCCCAAGCAGCGGCACATACTCATCTCGCCCCGCGCCACACATCTCGTCAAAGGCAACCGACGGAAAAAGAGAACTTAAAGCTTATACCCAGATAGGCAGAGCACTAACCTGCTGTCCAAAGCATGGCTTCATATCCTCACCCTCGGTGCCGTGGATGAAGGTGGAGTTTTTGTTGTAGAAGCAATGAAGACGCTGGGGCTCTTTGTTGACAAAGGTATAATACTGAGGTACGAACTGCCATCCGACTTCAGAAGGGACAACATTCTGGTGctgggaggaggtggtgcttgaagaagacatgatgaTGACTAGATAAAGTTGGGTAGACGCGCGTCAGATATGCGACCCGAGAGCATGATTAAGGTGCAAGGCGAGCATCACGTACCGAGAAGAAATAAGATGAaacggaaagaaaaggacTCTAAAAGAGAAAATGCGAGGAAGCTGGGCTGGGAGTGTGTGGGGAGTGTGTCAACGACGACAAGC is a window from the Psilocybe cubensis strain MGC-MH-2018 chromosome 8, whole genome shotgun sequence genome containing:
- a CDS encoding Putative G3BP-like protein, yielding MSSSSTTSSQHQNVVPSEVGWQFVPQYYTFVNKEPQRLHCFYNKNSTFIHGTEGEDMKPCFGQQEIHNKITSIGFEDCKVFIHSVDAQSSANGGIIIQVIGEMSNHGDPWRKFVQTFFLAEQPNGYFVLNDIFRFLKEETVEGDEFEDEYEPASEPATPAQPAHVPEPVHEPIREPTPPPAVVEPAPVEPTPVEEPAPVEAVAEPPTTQTPTPAPEQQQPPAAAAAAPQPNGIHTPEAEKPAPVVTEPSPAPTPAPQQQPAPAPTPAAPAPAPTPAAAPAAPVQPARPAPPVAAAPPPQPAAPAVPRSWASLAASNPKKWGAAVAQESRGTTETLSTQPSSAPAPKAPAPAASPAQRPQSQQQGQQANGRHEHPAYLAVQSVNTAQCFVKGVTEPVSQAALQTTLSSRFGPIKELEIVRAKACAFIEFQSVESAKRAIIASLTQHQGGEGGIWIDVGGDAGQLRISVETKKERGDRPPTRPRGGAPAVNGDGRGSPAGRGRGGGRGGRGGASTPK